The genomic segment tttatttttatatcaaaaaattatatatttaaaaataaatttttttaaaatatttaatgattaaaaaataaagcttttatataaatataatattattgatctatttttattttttttttataaacattctgtttctattattattaatcattATAAATGACAGATTGATTAATTTATGAAGAacagaaaataattattttgatgtATTTAACATGTATTATTAagtattgttaaaataatgtattttagaaatacttcccattttcaataatttttattttatatttaaatatttctaaaatgaatttattaaaaattaacatgcTAATCttattatgtataaaatatttttaattttctaaattttttttttatataaaataatattgtgaAAGATTTAGacattaaaagatttatcctatatctttatttaattaataaaaaaactatttgtTTAAGTTATagtcattttaaattttgttgtcTCTCTAGTTACaatatcttattttatatatttattttaaggaAGATAAAGTAATAGTATTTTAAACTACCTATTTTTCGtgcatttaaatttttatactcattaaatttataaatatatttattttagatattcccaatttaaatattcttaaaaatattttaaaaaaaaaaaattaaaaataaaaaattgcaATTTTGCGTATCACGCTATCATATAACAATATATcaaatttctaattttaacaaatgaaGTGGAATGAAACGTCAAAATGTCAGAACATTATCACTTATTGTATGTACTCTCACTTATCTTCTTGTAGGAGCTGCTGTATTTGACGCATTAGAATCTGAAAATGAATTACTTCaggtatatataaaaataaaatatatatatatatatatatatatatatatatatatatatatatatatatttatttattatacatatatattatttatagagAGCACAAGTTGAAGATgctaaaaaaagaattattgataaatataatatatctataaatgattataatGTTCTTGAAtcaattattgtaaaatctATTCCACATAAAGCTGGTCATCAGTGGAGATTTAGTGGTGCATTTTATTTTGCCACAACTGTTATTACAACAATTggtaaaacaaaaaaaaaatattatttaattatatttattatttttaggttATGGACATTCAACACCAATAACTATTGGTGGTAAAACATTTTGTATGTTTTATGCTTTAGCTGGTATACCATTAGGTCTTGTTATGTTTCAAAGTATAGGTGAACGTCTAAATACTTTTGCCGCAAGAGTTTTAAAATGTTCTAAACAATGTTTTGGTAAAAATCCAACAGTAACACATATTGATCTTATAATAATTTGCTCCGGATTAGGAACATTTCTTATTGCTGCTGGAGCTCTTGTTTTTCATATCTATGAAGATTGGTCATATTTTGATagtttatattattgttttgtAACATTAACTACAATTGGTTTTGGAGATTTTGTGGCATTACAAAAAGATGGAGCATTACAAAATAGACCAGAATATGTAGTGTTTTCACTAGTATTCATACTTTTTGGATTGACAGTTATCTCAGCTGCTATGAATCTTCTTGTATTACGTTTCTTAACATTAAATACAGAAGATGAAAAAAGAGATTTACGAGAAGCTAAACTAGCAGCACGTGGATTAATgagtataaataatttgcaaaaaaagaataatggTAGAACGGGTAAGCTATTACTTCTTCGTAATCGCAAGTCTTCAACTGGTACCAGTAGTGAGACAGAAGAAACCCCAATAAATGTGGAACCTGATACAATATCAAATTGCTCTTGTAGTTGTTATCAATTGCCTTACAATGTCTATCAAGGAACATCTGAAATGAGGCAAAGGCTTGTTAATTTAAGTCCATTTCAATAATcagttatatttataaattttaatgctttaatattttaaagctATTTTCCATcagtttatttaaaattcaaaaatatatttaaactttttaccttgttaaactaataaaatttctttatatataataaaaaaaaaactttaataaaattagataaaaaaaattgattaaatttgcattataatttctttcaagtcacaaaattaatttaatatatgcaatttttattttatttgtaaattaaattgtataaaacatttttatgtaaattattagggaaaatatttaaataatttttacttagataaatatttaataatatttttaatattacaatttaataaataaaagtgattttataattgtttttataacattttaaatataaaaatttaaaaagtatagtaattttaaaatgttttcaaatcaaataaatatatggtAAAATCATCTTTACTGTATTTATggttgttgttttttttttactataattattaaaaaaaaataaaacaaaaaattatttaatttatcaatatattcaTTTGTTACATGTttattcttttctttttaagtttaatatatttttttgagtaaattaaacaaaatttagaaaattgtttaaaaattattaaaaaaaattttattcaaattttagaagatatttttttagatagtTTATCAGATGATACTATATGCatgaataaaattgttaatttgaatatataaagtatatatatatttttatttttttaactgaatgtaattatttaaattaaaattatgtttattCATTTggtttgtttatatttaaaaatatacttaagaaaagtaattttattatattgactattaatatattacaagTAACTTAcaataaagaaaaagtaagaaaatattataaaaattttagaaacaGTTGTTTTAagtatctaaaaattttataagatttattttataagaatgaattattttaatgtctttaaaagataatacaTTCTTCCATTACTTtgtaacaaaatttttatatttatagtaaaCAAACATCAGTAAAAACCAAAAACATTGGATTAgattaatcttttaatagaaaaaaaaattacttttcagattttgaaaaaatttataaaatatttttatagattttattatttttaataatatttatcttatatttttaatctcatgacataaatatttaatattaatttaatttaaaaaaaaatattaatattctaaacaattttaaaacatttaatttaattaaaaaaattttatttaaaaaaactttaataaacTAACAAAATGGAttctaaattaaaaacacttttctattgaaataaattttttttatgatattttttaattgaaactgcttaaaaaaacaatatatgctttttacaataaattttagtaaaactttatataaaaaaattattttattttccataaagtacatttatatattgttcttatgtatatttaacaaaatcttgttaataaaacttctattaaaaaaatttgattattttattaaaactttataaaaaataattgtttgataaaagttgtaataaataatcacaaattaaattataatacaaagaaaatattattcttattgattatgaaattattatcaacatataaaaaaataattaaagcTAATACATTtgagaatatttttttataataatgagataaaagttaattattttatactgTCTAATTcagtaattttattaatattttaaattaaatttatattttaaaagttaaattgagttaattacataaaagatagtcttttttttaataaaattagttgattgctatttaaatttttaaagaagtTAATGTTTGATTCATATATTTTGgtagttaaaaattaagtCTATTAAAtgaagtttatttttaaaataattttataaattctaATAATGCAATTTACCatttacattaatattttaaaagaaattatttgattcttttttatcaaaaatcgtttttaaatgattaaaaattaattttttatttataaaataaatttttaatataatttcgTATATTCATCATATAATTAATCATagataaaatgatataaattatttaatccATCTACCTTTTTAAactcttttaaaaaaaaattaatattcttaattgaacttttataaatgataaagaatatttgaaagtttaataaaaaaattaaatttatatatgtttgaaaaattttataaaaggcaaacattaaataaaactatatataaaaaacatatttttattattataattgcaatcattaataaatataaataaattatcttaaaaaagcaattatttaataatttttttattaataatcaaTGTTTTTGttactaataaaatttgaataataaatcaatttataacaattacttaaattattatcaaataatttaccAGTTAAAATGAAAGCTtgataatgtaaaaattgtaaaa from the Strongyloides ratti genome assembly S_ratti_ED321, chromosome : X genome contains:
- a CDS encoding Two pore domain potassium channel, TASK family and Two pore domain potassium channel family and Two pore domain potassium channel domain-containing protein yields the protein MKRQNVRTLSLIVCTLTYLLVGAAVFDALESENELLQRAQVEDAKKRIIDKYNISINDYNVLESIIVKSIPHKAGHQWRFSGAFYFATTVITTIGYGHSTPITIGGKTFCMFYALAGIPLGLVMFQSIGERLNTFAARVLKCSKQCFGKNPTVTHIDLIIICSGLGTFLIAAGALVFHIYEDWSYFDSLYYCFVTLTTIGFGDFVALQKDGALQNRPEYVVFSLVFILFGLTVISAAMNLLVLRFLTLNTEDEKRDLREAKLAARGLMSINNLQKKNNGRTGKLLLLRNRKSSTGTSSETEETPINVEPDTISNCSCSCYQLPYNVYQGTSEMRQRLVNLSPFQ